The genomic segment AAATTCGATGGTGAAAAAAAATGAGAGGAGAGTGTGATTCAAAGAGAAGAAACACGCGTAGATGTTTAGAAGTTTATAGGCTGGGTCCACTTGTCTGATCACGGTGGCTGACTTAGATGCGTTGGATCCATTTTTAAAGATCTAAGAGATAAGAATTAAGATAGGTACAAAACACCAAGGTGAGATTATTTTCAATTTCTTCGTTCTTTTataatatagatagatagatatagatagactAGGGGATGTGGTCATCAACTTTCGGAATAATCGGATGCATATGCTTATTGCGCCGGACACGGACTCTCCCCGTCCCTCCCCGTCTCCGAGCAGTACAAGATTTGTATGGATCCGTCTCGCTCTGTCGTAGGTGACATCTCTCTTCTCTTCTACGAAAGATAGGGGATCGGATCCTGCTAACAGCAAATAATAAAATGTAAGTCTTCTCGATCGGTGCATCAAGCGGCAGTTACGCTACGTGTTATTTCCAGCACAGCAGCCGCAGGATGGATCGAGAGGAGGGGAAAGATAAGATCGAGATGGAGAaatcaggaggaggaggaggaggtggatgcCTGTGCGACGACGCAGTCACGGAGATTCTTGTGCGCCTGCCGTCGGAGTCCGTGCTCCGCTGCCGCGCCGTCTGCAAGCGCTGGCGCCGCATCACCACAGAGCGGTCCTTCCTGGCCTCCCACTCCGCCCGCCGGCAGCGCGAGATGGTCGTCACCACCCGGTCCCTGACGGTGAGCTCCATCCCTCTTTCCCTCGACGCGGCGGACGCCACGgcatggcgcggcggcggcggcggcttcctcTGCGACCCAACCCAGCGTTTCGAGAACGGGACCGCGTCCTTGTCCTCGCTGCTCTACTCTCTCGACGGCCTCCTCGTGTTCCAGCAACGCCCGGGTCTCTACATCGTCTGCAACCCCGTCACCAGGCAGTGGATCAACCTGCCGGTGTTAGCTCCTGAGCCCTGCTTCACCGCATTCCCGTGCGGCTTCTACTTGCACGAGTCCTCCGGCGAGTACCGCCTCTTGTGCCATGGCCAACTCAAGTCCTCCGGCGAGTACCGCCTCTTGTCTTCTCCATCGTCGTCGGAATGGAACGACTACTATTACATCCTCGCATGCGGTGGCGCCAATAATCAGCCCCGGCGACTGTCGCGCGCTCCTGCAGATCGTCCCATCATAATGGGGTACGAGCAGCCCGTGGCTCATGGCGAGATCCT from the Miscanthus floridulus cultivar M001 unplaced genomic scaffold, ASM1932011v1 os_2729_1_2, whole genome shotgun sequence genome contains:
- the LOC136535370 gene encoding putative F-box/kelch-repeat protein At3g17570 codes for the protein MDREEGKDKIEMEKSGGGGGGGCLCDDAVTEILVRLPSESVLRCRAVCKRWRRITTERSFLASHSARRQREMVVTTRSLTVSSIPLSLDAADATAWRGGGGGFLCDPTQRFENGTASLSSLLYSLDGLLVFQQRPGLYIVCNPVTRQWINLPVLAPEPCFTAFPCGFYLHESSGEYRLLCHGQLKSSGEYRLLSSPSSSEWNDYYYILACGGANNQPRRLSRAPADRPIIMGYEQPVAHGEILHWFSFHPRAISTGKMLAFHTGSETFRLMSRPP